A genomic segment from Drosophila willistoni isolate 14030-0811.24 chromosome 2L unlocalized genomic scaffold, UCI_dwil_1.1 Seg168, whole genome shotgun sequence encodes:
- the LOC6641016 gene encoding methylglutaconyl-CoA hydratase, mitochondrial, whose amino-acid sequence MSLILRGAARLVRPLVSGSYSCPSRHYAVEADSVGDGNEVLVERLEGSQKGITVLGLNRPAAKNSFSRGMVETFGDILEDIKRDNGSRVVVLRSLSPGIFCAGADLKERKGMTTDETGEFVTKLRSLLVSIEQLPMPVIAALDGAALGGGLEMALACDIRTASSNAKMGLVETRLAIIPGAGGTQRLPRILSPALAKELIFTARLLDGAEAKELGLVNHVVQQNETKDAAYQKAIKLAEEILPNGPVGVRMAKLAIDKGMQVDLSTGYSIEEVCYSQVIPTKDRLEGLAAFAEKRKPVYKGE is encoded by the exons ATGTCTCTAATTTTGAGAGGAGCTGCTCGCCTAGTTCGACCCCTAGTATCAGGCTCATATTCCTGTCCAAGTCGTCACTATGCCGTTGAGGCAGATTCTGTTGGAGATGGCAATGAAG TTCTTGTGGAGCGTTTGGAGGGTTCACAGAAGGGGATTACGGTGCTTGGACTTAATCGACCGGCCGCCAAAAACTCATTTAGTCGCGGGATGGTCGAGACCTTTGGTGACATCCTGGAGGATATTAAGCGAGATAATGGTTCTAGAGTTGTGGTACTGAGAAGTCTTAGTCCAGGAATATTTTGTGCAGGTGCCGATTTGAAGGAACGTAAAG GCATGACCACGGACGAGACAGGAGAATTTGTGACCAAATTGCGCAGTCTGCTCGTGAGCATTGAACAGCTGCCAATGCCTGTAATCGCAGCCCTGGACGGAGCAGCATTGGGTGGCGGCCTAGAAATGGCTTTAGCCTGTGATATACGGACAGCATCCTCGAATGCCAAAATGGGTCTAGTTGAGACTCGATTGGCCATTATTCCCGGTGCCGGAGGCACTCAACGTTTGCCCCGCATTCTCTCTCCCGCTTTGGCCAAAGAGTTGATTTTTACAGCCCGCCTTTTGGATGGTGCAGAGGCAAAGGAATTGGGTCTAGTCAATCATGTGgtacaacaaaatgaaaccaaaGATGCTGCCTATCAAAAGGCCATCAAATTGGCGGAAGAAATTCTCCCTAATGGCCCAGTGGGTGTGCGCATGGCAAAACTGGCTATTGACAAGGGAATGCAAGTTGATTTGAGCACGGGCTACTCCATTGAGGAAGTTTGCTACTCTCAAGTTATACCCACTAAGGATCGTCTTGAGGGATTGGCAGCTTTTGCAGAGAAGCGCAAACCGGTCTACAAGGGAGAATAA
- the LOC111518431 gene encoding uncharacterized protein LOC111518431, whose amino-acid sequence MCLKCLPTLTYRKPVTRSQTAKLASEERQETPNIDPNVVANVDANVVAVNNNLAKEVEDLRVKMSNVVADMAELREKVDSIVADQGAIKEVLIAQTALLKAIVQRPAEAVVQRLAPETSYPLKSLAEMRHLESTITPDNQRSHVTEMSRILSQAHLRRSIRKVFSDEMIDAHNMDGTRGKSRLRNYPRIMECLLEAVQLNCNGGRAIDELRGA is encoded by the exons ATGTGTTTAAAGTGTTTGCCTACATTAACATATCg aaaGCCTGTTACAAGGAGCCAAACAGCCAAGCTCGCGTCTGAAGAGCGCCAAGAAA CCCCTAATATTGATCCCAATGTTGTCGCCAATGTTGACGCCAACGTTGTTGCAGTCAACAACAACCTGGCGAAGGAAGTTGAAGATCTTCGGGTGAAGATGAGCAATGTCGTGGCGGACATGGCAGAGCTGCGGGAAAAGGTTGACTCCATTGTCGCGGATCAGGGCGCCATAAAAGAGGTCTTGATTGCGCAGACCGCTTTGTTGAAGGCTATAGTCCAAAGACCGGCGGAGGCTGTAGTCCAAAGACTGGCGCCCGAAACATCCTATCCGCTAAAATCTCTTGCGGAGATGCGGCATTTGGAGTCAACTATTACTCCAGATAACCAAAGATCCCAT GTCACTGAAATGTCGCGTATTTTGAGTCAAGCACATCTAAGGAGGTCCATACGAAAGGTGTTCTCCGATGAGATGATTGATGCGCACAATATGGACGGGACACGTGGCAAGTCCAGGTTGCGAAATTACCCAAGAATTATGGAATGTTTACTGG AAGCGGTCCAGTTAAACTGTAATGGCGGGCGGGCAATAGATGAACTGCGAGGAGCTTGA